A stretch of the Tissierellales bacterium genome encodes the following:
- a CDS encoding PH domain-containing protein codes for MEDGYKHIDRNAKSIWHITGFIKTIVIALMAFVIAAIWFKELKRPIVIGVLSFGLIVLSVVNPIIRYGRWRYRVLDDRIDLIYGIYWKTHSVIPTCKIQYLKISQGVIQRIFKVSSVQILTAGNEIEIENINEEDAKILVERLQSQIERDDENGREA; via the coding sequence ATGGAAGATGGTTATAAACATATAGATAGAAATGCCAAAAGTATATGGCATATTACTGGTTTTATAAAGACGATAGTTATAGCTCTAATGGCCTTTGTCATAGCAGCGATTTGGTTTAAAGAATTGAAAAGACCGATAGTTATAGGTGTATTGTCATTTGGGTTGATTGTACTATCAGTAGTTAATCCTATAATACGATATGGGAGATGGAGATACAGGGTATTAGATGATAGAATTGATTTGATTTATGGGATCTATTGGAAAACACATAGTGTAATACCGACATGTAAAATACAATATTTAAAGATTTCTCAGGGAGTGATACAGAGAATATTTAAAGTATCGAGCGTGCAGATTTTGACAGCGGGAAATGAGATTGAAATAGAGAATATCAATGAAGAAGACGCTAAGATATTGGTTGAGAGACTTCAAAGTCAAATAGAAAGGGATGATGAGAATGGGCGAGAAGCGTAG